The following proteins are co-located in the Desulfatirhabdium butyrativorans DSM 18734 genome:
- a CDS encoding HlyD family secretion protein, whose protein sequence is MSNIKLFKTVFPIMVLAALGVAGWFFYQRNHIQRSLPEGLIQANGRIEGETHVVATKIAGKIVRMLAKEGDAVKAGDILAVLDDSQIRERVQQASFALASAKARLEASQSAYRLLEREIPLGIDRARAAKAHAEALLAKAVAAERQSARDAERYARLAEEGTIGRQKSEHAWLALTSARSDRDSAESGVTQARKLLEDALLGPSRLQAKAEELKAVAALTQQAEAALAEARSIETDLSVRAPIDGIVTVKTVNAGEVVASGAPLFSMIDLDALYLKVYVPEKQIGKLRRGLSARIFIDAIPDAPFDGTVTYIASRAEFTPKEVQTPDERVKLVYAVKIALDHNPGHRLTPGIPADAVIRWKEDAAWSKPVW, encoded by the coding sequence ATGAGCAATATCAAATTGTTTAAAACGGTTTTCCCCATCATGGTGCTTGCGGCTCTGGGGGTGGCCGGGTGGTTTTTCTATCAAAGGAACCACATTCAGCGTTCCCTGCCGGAAGGTCTGATTCAGGCCAACGGCCGTATTGAAGGGGAAACGCATGTGGTCGCAACCAAGATTGCAGGCAAGATTGTCCGCATGCTCGCCAAAGAAGGAGATGCGGTGAAAGCCGGCGATATTCTGGCCGTACTGGATGACAGCCAGATCCGGGAGCGTGTGCAGCAGGCTTCCTTTGCCCTGGCTTCCGCAAAGGCAAGACTCGAAGCCAGCCAGAGCGCCTACAGGCTTTTGGAAAGGGAAATTCCGCTCGGCATCGATCGGGCCAGAGCAGCAAAAGCCCATGCCGAGGCACTACTTGCCAAGGCCGTTGCAGCGGAAAGGCAATCTGCCCGGGATGCCGAGCGTTACGCCCGTCTGGCAGAAGAAGGAACCATCGGCAGACAGAAAAGCGAGCATGCATGGCTTGCACTGACTTCTGCCCGAAGCGATCGGGATAGCGCCGAAAGCGGGGTAACCCAGGCGCGAAAGCTGCTTGAAGATGCCCTGCTCGGACCATCCCGGCTCCAGGCCAAGGCGGAAGAACTTAAAGCCGTTGCAGCCCTGACGCAGCAGGCGGAGGCCGCTCTGGCCGAGGCCCGCAGCATCGAGACCGATCTATCGGTTCGGGCGCCGATCGACGGTATTGTCACTGTGAAAACGGTCAATGCCGGAGAGGTGGTCGCCTCCGGCGCGCCGCTGTTCTCGATGATCGACCTGGATGCGCTCTATCTGAAAGTGTATGTGCCCGAAAAGCAAATCGGCAAACTCAGGCGAGGGCTTTCCGCCCGCATTTTCATCGATGCGATACCGGACGCCCCCTTCGATGGAACCGTCACCTATATCGCCTCCCGGGCCGAATTTACGCCCAAGGAAGTGCAAACCCCCGATGAGCGGGTCAAACTCGTGTATGCCGTCAAAATCGCCCTGGATCACAACCCCGGACACCGTTTGACGCCGGGTATTCCGGCGGATGCCGTCATCCGCTGGAAAGAAGATGCCGCATGGTCCAAACCCGTATGGTGA
- a CDS encoding TolC family protein: MKPLIRYLSWCSAAGTLLLSLVLQPIATAETIEEAWEIALAYDYRMKASQESLAAAEERLKSASSVRMPELKAQAAYSQFNRTPEAEISLPRFPLMTSPLLKDDTVFSSEMQLSVPLFTSGRISGGIDTARSTVESYRQEAAKTTQEIKLQVAEAFIQVLRAQALVDVARSHVTSLQAHQHDVQQMDHEGLVSRNDVLAVGLALADAGQSLLQIENKLDLARSAFNRLLGRPFAHPVLLEFPAGGFFGNGAEPPADEEALRSEAIARRPELKALSHQADAYAAMAKSIRAEALPQLAGSASWFHSDQMPLTDNDIWEAGLVLQWKIFDGGVVRHRAGAEERKRRIAEHQRQDVRSLIELQVRQAWLDVQESIQRVSVCEKALVQAEENLKVAKNRYVQEIGTHTEVLDAETLRTKSQTNHVHALYDLLLARIKLKYAIGDL; this comes from the coding sequence ATGAAGCCGCTCATTCGGTATCTGTCCTGGTGCAGTGCCGCGGGAACACTTTTGTTATCCCTTGTTCTGCAACCCATCGCAACCGCTGAAACCATCGAAGAAGCATGGGAAATCGCCCTTGCATACGATTACCGGATGAAGGCCTCCCAAGAATCGCTGGCTGCGGCTGAAGAACGGCTCAAATCCGCTTCCTCGGTGCGCATGCCAGAACTGAAAGCGCAGGCTGCTTACAGCCAGTTCAACCGCACACCCGAGGCCGAAATCAGCCTGCCCCGTTTCCCGCTCATGACTTCTCCACTGCTCAAGGACGATACGGTTTTCTCATCGGAAATGCAGCTCTCGGTGCCTCTTTTTACCAGCGGTCGCATCTCGGGCGGCATCGATACGGCGCGATCCACCGTTGAGTCATACCGCCAGGAAGCCGCAAAGACGACCCAGGAAATCAAGCTTCAGGTAGCGGAGGCCTTTATCCAGGTGCTTCGGGCACAAGCCCTGGTGGATGTCGCCAGGAGCCATGTCACATCCCTGCAGGCCCATCAGCACGATGTCCAGCAAATGGACCACGAAGGGCTGGTTTCACGAAACGATGTGCTTGCCGTCGGTTTAGCGCTGGCCGATGCCGGACAATCCCTGCTGCAGATCGAAAACAAGCTCGATCTCGCCAGAAGCGCCTTCAACCGTCTCTTGGGAAGACCTTTTGCCCATCCGGTTCTGCTTGAATTTCCGGCAGGAGGCTTCTTTGGAAACGGCGCTGAACCGCCAGCCGATGAGGAAGCGCTTCGTAGCGAGGCCATCGCGCGGCGCCCAGAACTCAAGGCGCTTTCCCATCAGGCCGATGCATACGCCGCCATGGCCAAAAGCATTCGGGCAGAAGCCCTCCCCCAGCTTGCCGGATCGGCAAGCTGGTTTCACTCGGATCAAATGCCCTTGACCGACAACGACATCTGGGAGGCGGGACTTGTTCTGCAATGGAAAATCTTTGACGGCGGGGTCGTTCGGCATCGGGCCGGGGCAGAAGAGCGAAAGCGCCGGATCGCCGAACACCAGCGGCAGGATGTGCGCTCGCTCATCGAATTGCAGGTTCGCCAGGCATGGCTCGATGTACAGGAAAGCATCCAGCGCGTCTCGGTTTGCGAGAAAGCCCTGGTTCAGGCCGAGGAAAACCTGAAGGTCGCCAAAAATCGATACGTTCAGGAGATCGGAACCCATACCGAGGTGCTGGATGCCGAAACGTTGCGAACCAAAAGCCAAACAAACCATGTCCATGCGCTGTACGATCTGCTGCTGGCCCGGATAAAACTCAAATATGCCATCGGTGATTTGTAA
- a CDS encoding DUF1573 domain-containing protein — translation MSVLKICRRRFILLFLIGFLGLYFSAGNAFAEDLVVPEKVFLFDTVVEGTPVVHGFIVKNKGKAPVQLLRVRTDCGCSAVTHPPAIAAGGAETITIKLDTNGYGGQRITKTATIETSSVEVPSVALTLIGQVDIFARVEPQRLSLRGKAGEALSGKVRIVRLPQYPFRIVETRARTGSDIAFQLAETAGGYELDVKAIRNQPGRAFDTILMKTDSPVKPELQVSVYLQILDPNAKPASEMRLIPISPESKTQADPS, via the coding sequence ATGAGCGTGCTGAAAATCTGCAGAAGACGATTCATTTTGTTATTTTTGATCGGTTTTTTGGGGCTGTATTTCTCCGCAGGAAATGCCTTCGCTGAGGATCTGGTCGTGCCGGAAAAAGTCTTCCTGTTCGATACCGTCGTCGAAGGAACCCCGGTTGTTCATGGATTCATCGTGAAAAACAAGGGGAAAGCCCCCGTTCAACTGCTTCGGGTGCGGACCGACTGCGGTTGCTCGGCGGTGACCCATCCGCCAGCGATTGCAGCCGGTGGTGCGGAAACCATCACCATCAAACTGGATACCAACGGTTACGGCGGGCAGCGGATTACCAAAACCGCCACGATCGAAACATCGAGCGTCGAGGTGCCCAGTGTCGCGCTGACCTTGATCGGGCAGGTCGATATCTTTGCAAGGGTCGAGCCCCAGCGGCTGAGCCTTCGGGGCAAGGCGGGGGAGGCGCTATCCGGGAAAGTGCGCATTGTCCGCTTGCCACAATACCCATTTCGCATCGTAGAAACCCGGGCGCGTACCGGCTCGGATATCGCCTTTCAGTTGGCGGAAACAGCCGGTGGCTACGAGCTGGATGTGAAGGCAATCCGAAATCAACCGGGCCGAGCCTTCGATACCATCTTGATGAAGACCGACAGCCCCGTCAAACCGGAGCTTCAGGTCAGCGTCTATCTGCAGATCCTCGACCCGAATGCTAAACCCGCTTCGGAAATGCGGCTGATTCCCATTTCTCCCGAAAGCAAAACCCAGGCCGACCCATCGTGA
- a CDS encoding HAD family hydrolase translates to MKTIPFPVIAFDCDGVMFDTREINRAYYNEILRHFGKPEMDERQLEMAHMHMADTVMAMLFPDPEELAAAQAYRLAMPYMPHLDKMVMEPELKPLLKRLRPARKTAVATNRTTTIGDVMRAFSLTEDFDLVVSARDVARAKPWPDMLIRIVETFSCRPEQVLYIGDSLLDQQAAEAAGVCFAAYRNPALSSDFHIDSLLEVCELLERQGD, encoded by the coding sequence GTGAAAACCATCCCTTTTCCAGTCATTGCGTTCGATTGCGACGGGGTGATGTTCGACACCCGTGAAATCAACCGTGCCTACTACAACGAAATTCTGCGACATTTCGGAAAACCCGAAATGGATGAGCGTCAGCTCGAGATGGCCCACATGCACATGGCCGACACGGTGATGGCCATGCTCTTTCCCGATCCGGAAGAACTGGCCGCTGCCCAGGCCTATCGGCTGGCCATGCCCTACATGCCGCATCTGGACAAGATGGTGATGGAGCCGGAGCTCAAACCGCTGCTGAAGCGGCTTCGGCCTGCCCGAAAGACGGCCGTCGCCACCAACCGGACGACGACGATCGGGGATGTGATGCGGGCCTTTTCGCTGACGGAGGATTTCGATCTGGTGGTGAGCGCCCGGGATGTTGCGCGGGCAAAACCCTGGCCCGACATGCTGATCCGGATCGTCGAAACCTTTTCCTGCAGGCCGGAGCAGGTCCTCTATATCGGCGATTCGCTTCTGGACCAGCAGGCTGCCGAGGCTGCAGGCGTCTGTTTTGCAGCTTACCGGAATCCGGCACTTTCCTCCGATTTCCATATCGATTCGCTGCTTGAGGTCTGCGAATTGCTCGAGCGGCAAGGGGATTGA
- a CDS encoding DUF1848 domain-containing protein, whose product MKTGQSLSAPATILSASRRTDIPAFYMDWFMDRIGMGFFERVHPYNQKVARIPCNPQDVHSIVFWSKNFGPFIEGGFDRRLSDAGYRMFFQFTLNPEHSLLEPNVPPLRQRIDQMAYLIRTFGAKSVVWRFDPVCIGIGPQGQPFCTSDRFAEMAAGMAGIGVQTCTFSFLDMYAKVARRSAAKGVTFLDPGISEKIGIASRMAAIATQAGIRLQTCCEADLLERLSGDVPITAASCIPAPLLIELYGEGCPVLPDKGQRRSQGCGCYLSKDIGSYKDHPCYHDCLFCYAHPMTPKPDSI is encoded by the coding sequence GTGAAAACAGGACAATCCCTTTCCGCGCCGGCCACGATCCTCTCGGCCTCCCGCAGGACCGACATCCCGGCCTTCTATATGGACTGGTTCATGGATCGGATCGGAATGGGGTTTTTCGAGCGGGTCCATCCCTACAACCAGAAAGTCGCGAGGATACCCTGCAACCCCCAAGACGTGCATTCCATCGTGTTCTGGAGCAAGAATTTCGGGCCGTTCATCGAAGGCGGTTTCGATCGGCGGTTGTCGGATGCCGGATACCGGATGTTTTTTCAATTCACGCTCAACCCCGAGCATTCCCTCCTCGAACCCAACGTTCCGCCCCTTCGGCAGCGCATCGATCAGATGGCGTATCTGATCCGGACATTCGGTGCGAAAAGCGTTGTCTGGCGCTTCGATCCGGTCTGTATCGGGATCGGTCCCCAGGGGCAGCCGTTTTGCACCTCAGATCGTTTTGCCGAAATGGCTGCCGGGATGGCGGGCATCGGCGTCCAGACATGCACCTTCAGTTTTCTGGACATGTATGCCAAGGTGGCGAGGCGATCCGCCGCCAAAGGGGTTACCTTCCTCGATCCCGGTATTTCCGAAAAGATCGGGATCGCATCTCGGATGGCCGCCATCGCCACGCAGGCAGGCATTCGGCTTCAGACCTGCTGCGAGGCGGACCTGCTGGAGCGCTTGTCCGGAGATGTGCCGATCACGGCGGCATCCTGCATTCCGGCCCCGCTTCTGATCGAGCTCTACGGAGAGGGATGCCCCGTCTTGCCGGACAAGGGACAGCGCAGGAGCCAGGGCTGCGGGTGCTACCTGTCCAAGGACATCGGCAGTTACAAGGACCATCCCTGCTATCATGACTGTCTGTTCTGTTACGCCCATCCGATGACACCCAAACCGGATTCCATTTGA
- the dusB gene encoding tRNA dihydrouridine synthase DusB yields the protein MHIGSIILSHPTVLAPLAGITDLPFRLVVKRLGCGMVCSEMISANGLVRGSQKTRAMLDTVAEEFPLSIQLFGADPAVMADAAAQAAACGAAVIDINFGCSVKKVVKTGAGAALMREPQRARAILRTVRMAVAAPVTIKIRSGWDASGDQALEIARIAEEEGVDGLCVHPRTATQGFSGKADWQLITRIKKALHIPVIGNGDIVGADDALSMMEQTRCDAVMVGRAAMGNPWIFGQIHRRLRAEPIIPVSLSDRQDLMIAYVRAVCGYRGESHGCRMLRSRLGWFSRGMRNGAAFREAIRHLETEAQAIDLIRSVL from the coding sequence ATGCATATCGGATCGATTATCCTCTCCCATCCGACGGTTCTGGCCCCGCTTGCCGGTATCACCGATCTGCCGTTCCGCCTCGTTGTCAAGCGCCTTGGGTGCGGGATGGTGTGCTCCGAGATGATCAGCGCCAACGGGCTGGTGCGCGGATCGCAAAAAACCCGCGCCATGCTCGATACGGTCGCCGAAGAGTTTCCGCTTTCCATCCAACTCTTCGGCGCGGATCCGGCCGTGATGGCGGATGCCGCAGCTCAGGCTGCCGCATGCGGGGCTGCGGTGATCGACATCAATTTCGGCTGCTCGGTGAAAAAAGTCGTGAAAACCGGCGCAGGCGCCGCCCTGATGAGAGAGCCGCAACGGGCACGAGCGATCCTGCGGACTGTGCGGATGGCCGTTGCAGCGCCTGTCACCATCAAAATTCGAAGCGGCTGGGATGCATCCGGAGATCAGGCCCTCGAAATCGCCCGGATTGCCGAAGAAGAAGGCGTGGACGGCCTCTGCGTTCATCCGCGAACCGCTACCCAGGGCTTTTCCGGGAAGGCCGACTGGCAGCTCATCACCCGTATCAAGAAAGCCCTGCATATCCCGGTCATTGGAAACGGGGACATCGTTGGTGCAGACGATGCCCTGTCCATGATGGAACAAACCCGCTGCGATGCCGTGATGGTCGGCCGGGCGGCGATGGGAAATCCCTGGATTTTTGGCCAGATTCATCGCAGGCTTCGCGCAGAGCCCATCATCCCGGTTTCCCTCAGCGATCGCCAGGACCTCATGATCGCCTATGTTCGGGCGGTATGCGGCTACCGGGGCGAAAGCCATGGATGCCGCATGCTCCGAAGCCGCCTGGGCTGGTTCAGCCGGGGTATGCGGAACGGGGCCGCATTCCGGGAAGCCATCCGCCATCTGGAAACCGAAGCCCAGGCAATCGATCTGATCAGGAGTGTTTTATGA
- a CDS encoding pyridoxal phosphate-dependent aminotransferase → MKETACSDVSGRTRSMTSFIVMDVLEKACDMECKGDHIVHLEVGEPDFDTPDCVKDAACQAIRDGFTHYTHSLGILELREAIARNFGDTYGVAVHPDQIVVTSGTSPAMFMLFAALLDPGDEVILSDPHYACYPNFIEFVDGVPVRVPVEEADAFQFRIEAIREKLTPRTKAVFINSPSNPTGNLLSEERMRQIADLSPYIVSDEIYHGLVYAGKEHSILEFTDHAFVLNGFSKLYAMTGLRLGYVIAPREFIRPIQKIHQNFFISANAMVQKAGIAALRYAAEDVRRMKAIYDERRRFMIRRLREMGLGITVEPTGAFYVFANAKHISMDSYALAFDILEKARVGVAPGIDFGRNGEGYLRFSYANSLENIAEGMNRLEAYLARRAAEGQSGRSHG, encoded by the coding sequence ATGAAAGAGACGGCGTGTTCGGATGTTTCGGGTCGAACCCGGTCGATGACATCCTTTATCGTGATGGATGTGCTGGAAAAAGCATGTGACATGGAATGCAAGGGCGATCATATCGTCCATCTCGAGGTCGGAGAGCCCGACTTCGATACTCCCGATTGCGTCAAGGATGCGGCATGCCAGGCCATCCGGGACGGCTTCACCCACTATACCCACAGCCTCGGCATCCTCGAGCTGCGGGAAGCCATCGCCCGGAATTTCGGCGATACCTACGGCGTTGCCGTTCATCCGGATCAGATCGTCGTCACATCGGGAACGAGCCCGGCCATGTTCATGCTCTTTGCGGCCCTGCTCGATCCGGGAGACGAGGTCATTCTCTCCGATCCGCATTATGCCTGCTACCCCAATTTCATCGAGTTCGTGGACGGCGTTCCGGTTCGGGTTCCGGTCGAGGAGGCCGACGCATTCCAGTTCCGGATCGAGGCGATCCGGGAAAAGCTCACCCCCAGAACCAAGGCCGTATTCATCAATTCCCCATCGAATCCGACCGGCAATCTGCTGAGCGAGGAGCGGATGCGCCAGATCGCCGATCTTTCCCCCTACATCGTATCGGATGAAATCTACCACGGCCTGGTTTATGCGGGGAAAGAACACTCGATTCTCGAATTTACGGACCATGCCTTTGTGCTGAACGGTTTTTCCAAGCTCTATGCCATGACCGGATTGCGCCTTGGCTATGTCATTGCACCCAGGGAATTCATCCGGCCCATTCAGAAGATTCACCAGAATTTCTTTATTTCCGCCAACGCCATGGTACAGAAAGCCGGGATCGCCGCCCTGCGGTACGCCGCAGAGGATGTGCGCCGGATGAAGGCCATTTACGATGAGCGACGAAGGTTCATGATCCGGCGGCTCCGGGAAATGGGGCTTGGCATCACGGTGGAGCCGACCGGCGCCTTTTATGTGTTCGCCAATGCGAAACACATATCGATGGACAGCTATGCCCTCGCTTTCGACATTCTGGAGAAGGCCAGAGTCGGTGTGGCGCCAGGCATCGATTTCGGCAGGAACGGTGAAGGCTATCTGCGTTTCAGCTATGCCAATTCGCTCGAGAATATCGCGGAGGGCATGAACCGGCTCGAAGCGTATCTGGCCAGGCGGGCTGCCGAGGGACAGTCCGGGCGATCCCATGGATGA
- the yihA gene encoding ribosome biogenesis GTP-binding protein YihA/YsxC: MDERSISAAVPRIVSARFDLSAAWPEHYPPADLPEVAFIGRSNVGKSSMINKLVNRRHLVKTSGKPGCTRLINFFTVNEALRLVDLPGYGYAAVSEAERRRWKQMIETYLEKRETLRGVVLIVDIRRDPDEKDLQMNHWLADRKVPVILALTKADKLSTNRRARQLGKLCRAFGRGPDELSVFSAKTGLGLMQIWAGIDEWRQSGCGGNLDAAGEQRKDRMEKTP, translated from the coding sequence ATGGATGAGCGCAGCATTTCCGCCGCCGTTCCCCGGATCGTTTCGGCCCGGTTCGATCTGAGCGCTGCCTGGCCCGAGCACTATCCCCCCGCCGATCTGCCGGAGGTTGCCTTCATCGGCCGCTCCAATGTCGGCAAGTCATCGATGATCAACAAACTGGTCAACCGCAGGCATCTGGTGAAAACCAGCGGAAAACCCGGCTGCACGCGGCTCATCAATTTTTTCACCGTGAACGAGGCCCTGCGTCTCGTCGATCTTCCGGGATATGGCTATGCGGCCGTATCGGAGGCCGAGCGCAGGCGCTGGAAACAGATGATCGAAACCTATCTCGAAAAGCGGGAAACACTCCGGGGTGTTGTGCTGATCGTGGATATCCGAAGAGACCCCGACGAAAAAGATCTGCAGATGAACCATTGGCTTGCTGATCGGAAGGTTCCGGTGATCCTGGCGCTGACCAAGGCCGACAAACTATCCACGAACCGCCGGGCGCGGCAGCTCGGCAAGCTGTGCAGGGCTTTTGGAAGGGGCCCGGACGAGCTTTCCGTGTTTTCGGCGAAAACCGGGCTTGGGCTGATGCAGATATGGGCCGGAATCGATGAATGGCGACAGAGCGGTTGCGGGGGGAATCTGGATGCAGCTGGTGAACAGCGCAAGGATAGGATGGAGAAGACGCCATGA
- the era gene encoding GTPase Era — MNSSVPGVNAPEFRCGFIAIIGSPNAGKSTLLNRLVGQKIAITSKKPQTTRNRITGILHRPGAQLIFVDTPGIHRASKQLNVRIVETALATLESVDVIVFVVDASRKDESSETLIRKALDRIDRSVVLVLNKVDLMPKAALLSVIDHWAKTRPFAAIVPVSAKTGDQVPQLAQVIEGLLPPGPPLFPEESVTDLPVRFLAAEIVREKVFRYTGQEIPYSTMVTVDDYQEEKRMTHIHATIHVERDSQKRIVIGQGGSMLKRIGEAARIEIEKMIEARVFLHLFVRVDANWSRDAKKLERMLSGAE, encoded by the coding sequence ATGAACTCATCCGTCCCGGGAGTCAACGCGCCGGAATTCCGGTGTGGCTTCATCGCGATCATCGGCAGCCCCAATGCCGGCAAATCAACTCTGCTGAACCGTCTGGTCGGTCAGAAAATCGCCATCACATCCAAAAAGCCCCAGACCACCCGAAACCGGATCACCGGCATTCTGCACCGACCGGGTGCCCAACTGATTTTTGTCGATACGCCGGGGATTCACCGGGCATCCAAACAGCTCAATGTCCGGATCGTCGAAACCGCGCTTGCCACGCTCGAATCAGTTGATGTCATCGTCTTCGTGGTGGATGCCTCCCGAAAGGATGAATCCTCAGAAACCCTGATCCGGAAAGCCCTGGATCGGATCGATCGTTCTGTGGTGCTGGTGCTGAACAAGGTCGATCTGATGCCAAAAGCGGCCCTTCTGTCGGTAATCGACCACTGGGCGAAAACCAGGCCTTTTGCCGCCATCGTTCCCGTTTCCGCCAAAACGGGAGACCAGGTTCCGCAACTGGCTCAGGTGATCGAAGGGCTGTTGCCGCCCGGACCGCCGCTGTTCCCCGAGGAAAGCGTGACGGATCTGCCGGTGCGGTTTCTGGCTGCCGAGATCGTACGGGAGAAGGTCTTTCGCTATACCGGCCAGGAAATCCCCTATTCGACGATGGTCACTGTTGACGATTACCAGGAAGAAAAGCGGATGACCCATATCCACGCCACCATTCATGTGGAGCGGGACAGCCAGAAAAGGATCGTCATCGGCCAGGGGGGGAGCATGCTCAAGCGGATCGGTGAAGCAGCCCGGATCGAAATCGAAAAAATGATCGAGGCCAGGGTGTTCCTGCATCTTTTCGTCCGGGTCGATGCCAATTGGAGCCGGGATGCCAAGAAGCTCGAAAGAATGCTTTCCGGCGCTGAATGA
- a CDS encoding ATP-grasp domain-containing protein: MILSYHPCIVAERNALCAGRLPDEADLQLLKAADAVVLPQGCSRQLYEMARSACPNVWPSYDARFSHPGKLGQIRLFRELGLAHPESELYPDMKAFQERTCNGKNLPFDFPLVLKLDWGGEGDCVFRIDDEAAFRAVAANLQIWEKSGQAGFLLQRYIPCRNRTLRVAVIQDQRILYWRRQIDPDKFHANLDKGGLIDPEVEGDIRNAAREAIDSLCQSAGINLAGIDLIFPEEQAQTTPLFLEINYFFGRKGLGGSEVYYRLLIGAVRSWLGSIGMSDAALCH; this comes from the coding sequence GTGATCCTATCCTATCATCCCTGCATCGTAGCGGAACGAAACGCCCTTTGCGCCGGAAGGCTTCCCGATGAGGCCGACCTCCAGCTCTTGAAGGCTGCGGATGCCGTCGTTCTGCCCCAGGGGTGTTCCAGGCAGCTTTACGAAATGGCCCGCTCCGCCTGCCCGAACGTCTGGCCCAGCTATGACGCGCGCTTCAGCCATCCGGGCAAACTGGGGCAGATTCGCCTGTTCCGGGAACTTGGGCTTGCCCATCCGGAATCCGAGCTGTATCCGGACATGAAGGCGTTTCAGGAGCGCACCTGCAATGGAAAAAACCTGCCTTTCGATTTTCCGCTTGTTCTGAAACTGGATTGGGGAGGGGAAGGGGACTGTGTCTTCCGCATCGACGATGAGGCGGCCTTTCGGGCGGTTGCGGCGAATCTTCAAATCTGGGAAAAATCCGGTCAGGCGGGTTTTCTGTTGCAGCGATATATTCCCTGCAGGAACCGAACCCTCCGGGTTGCGGTCATCCAGGACCAGCGAATCCTCTACTGGCGAAGACAGATAGACCCCGACAAATTCCACGCCAATCTGGACAAAGGCGGTCTGATCGATCCGGAGGTCGAAGGGGATATCCGGAATGCCGCACGCGAAGCGATCGATTCCCTGTGTCAGTCTGCGGGGATCAATTTGGCCGGCATCGATCTGATTTTTCCGGAGGAGCAAGCGCAGACAACCCCCCTGTTTCTGGAAATCAATTATTTTTTTGGCCGAAAAGGCCTTGGTGGCTCGGAAGTCTATTACCGGCTTCTGATCGGCGCCGTCCGGAGTTGGCTTGGTTCGATTGGAATGAGCGATGCAGCCCTTTGCCATTGA
- a CDS encoding HNH endonuclease, translating to MQPFAIDLEEADIRRERRKARELRASQWWKRQLAKGVCAYCGKQVPPAELTMDHVVPISRGGKSTKGNVRPVCKTCNTAKKSNLTIDVDPWSLSP from the coding sequence ATGCAGCCCTTTGCCATTGACCTGGAAGAGGCGGACATCCGCAGAGAGCGGCGAAAGGCCAGGGAGCTTCGGGCCAGCCAATGGTGGAAGCGCCAGCTCGCCAAAGGCGTCTGCGCGTATTGCGGCAAACAAGTCCCTCCGGCCGAACTGACCATGGATCACGTGGTTCCAATCAGCCGGGGTGGAAAATCCACCAAAGGGAATGTGCGGCCGGTGTGCAAGACCTGCAACACCGCCAAAAAATCCAATCTGACCATTGATGTCGATCCCTGGAGTTTATCACCGTGA